GACGGGTTCGGTGGCGGGCAGCCCGGTCGGCTCGCCGGTACGCAGGTCGAACCGGGAACCGTGCAGCCAGCACTCCAGCGTGCAGCCCTCCACCTCCCCCTCGGAGAGGGGCACCGCGGCGTGCGAGCACTCGTCGTGGACAGCGTAGAACCGGCCGTCCTCGCCGTGCACCAGCGCGATCTGCGTGCCGTCCACGTCCGCGCTGATCGCGGTGCCCTTCGGCACGTCCTCGGTGGAGCAGAGCCGGATCACCAGGCACCGCCCTTCGCGGTGACGGTGGGGCTCGCGAACTCACTCTTCCCGCTCGCGGCGACGTCCTCGCTCGCGAGTGCGGGGCTCGCGAACTCACTCCTGCCGCTCGCCAGCCGGGCCTCGATCGCATCGCCGAGGCGCTCGCGCAGGGCCTCCACGGGGATCTTGTTG
The sequence above is a segment of the Micromonospora sp. WMMA1363 genome. Coding sequences within it:
- a CDS encoding non-heme iron oxygenase ferredoxin subunit, with translation MIRLCSTEDVPKGTAISADVDGTQIALVHGEDGRFYAVHDECSHAAVPLSEGEVEGCTLECWLHGSRFDLRTGEPTGLPATEPVPVYPVEIRDGDIYVDLTPSNGVTR